The Theropithecus gelada isolate Dixy chromosome 11, Tgel_1.0, whole genome shotgun sequence genome includes a region encoding these proteins:
- the LOC112635546 gene encoding LOW QUALITY PROTEIN: olfactory receptor 10AD1 (The sequence of the model RefSeq protein was modified relative to this genomic sequence to represent the inferred CDS: inserted 1 base in 1 codon; substituted 3 bases at 3 genomic stop codons) codes for MLRNGSTVTEFILVGFQQSSTSTXALLFTLFLALYSLTMAMNGLNIFITXTDPKLNSPMYFFLSHLSLLDVCFITTTIPQMLIYLVVRNHAVSFVSCMTQMYFVFCAGVDECILSAFMAYDRYVAICYPLSYVQIISXKVCLRLVGTAWFFGLINGIFLEYVSFREPFCRDNHIENFCEAPMVISLSGGDPQFSLRAIFADAIVVLLSPMVLIVTSYVCILATILSRASSSGRGKTLSTCASHLTVVIFLYTSFSYMNPHSTHGPDKDKPFSLLYTIITPMCNPIIXKEMKEAMVRALGRTRLAPAQSV; via the exons ATGCTAAGGAATGGCAGCACAGTGACAGAATTTATCCTCGTGGGCTTTCAGCAGAGCTCCACTTCCACATGAGCATTGCTCTTTACCCTCTTCTTGGCCCTCTACAGTCTCACCATGGCCATGAATGGCCTCAACATCTTTATCACCTGAACAGACCCCAAGCTCAACAGccccatgtacttcttcctcAGCCACCTGTCTCTCCTGGATGTCTGCTTCATCACTACTACCATCCCACAGATGTTGATTTACCTCGTGGTCAGGAACCACGCTGTCTCCTTTGTATCTTGCATGACCCAGATGTACTTTGTCTTCTGTGCTGGTGTGGACGAGTGCATCCTCTCGGCTTTTATGGCCTATGACCGTTACGTTGCTATCTGCTACCCACTTAGCTACGTCCAGATCATAAGCTAGAAGGTCTGTCTCAGGCTTGTGGGAACTGCCTGGTTCTTTGGACTGATCAATGGCATCTTTCTTGAGTATGTTTCATTCCGAGAGCCCTTCTGCAGAGACAACCACATAGAAAACTTCTGTGAGGCCCCCATGGTGATCAGCCTCTCTGGTGGGGACCCTCAGTTTAGTCTGAGGGCAATCTTTGCCGATGCCATCGTGGTGCTGCTCAGCCCCATGGTGCTCATTGTCACTTCCTATGTGTGCATCCTTGCCACCATCCTCAGCAGAGCCTCCTCCTCAGGTCGGGGGAAGACTTTATCTACTTGTGCCTCTCACCTGACTGTGGTCATCTTTCTCTACACCTCATTCTCTTACATGAACCCCCACAGCACACACGGGCCTGACAAAGACAAACCTTTCTCCCTCCTGTACACCATCATTACCCCCATGTGCAACCCCATCA ACAAGGAAATGAAGGAGGCCATGGTGAGGGCACTTGGGAGAACCAGGCTGGCCCCGGCACAGTCTGTCTAG